The Mycolicibacterium monacense genome contains the following window.
ACAGATGGCTGAGGTTCGTGTGGTCGGCATTCGCGTGGAGCAGCCCCAGAACCAGCCTGTGCTGCTGCTGCGCGAGTCCAATGGGGACCGCTATCTGCCGATCTGGATCGGCCAGTCCGAGGCCGCCGCGATCGCCCTCGAACAGCAGGGTGTCGAACCGGCCCGGCCGCTGACCCATGATCTGATCCGCGACGTGATCGCCGCCCTCGGGCATTCCCTCAAAGAGGTCCGGATCGTCGATCTGCAGGAGGGCACCTTCTACGCCGATCTGATCTTCGACCGGGACATCAAGGTGTCCGCCCGGCCGTCGGACTCGGTGGCGATCGCACTGCGCGTCGGGGTCCCGATCTACGTCGAGGAGGCGGTGCTGGCCGAGGCCGGGCTGCTCATCCCCGACGAGAACGACGAAGAGGCCGCAGGCGCGGTCCGTGAGGACGAGGTCGAGAAGTTCAAGGAGTTCCTCGACAGCGTGTCCCCGGACGACTTCAAGGCGACCTGAAACGTTGCCTTTGTCACGGATGCGTCTCAACTGGGCGCCTGCGTGCCGACACGCGGTGTGAGTGGCCGCCAACACCCCGTCGGGCGGCCATACTTTGGAAGCGACGAGCAGTCAGGGCTCGAGTGAACGCGTATGCTCGGACACAATCGGGCTGGCGGACGAAGACACTGAACTGCACGTCGCTGCAGGGTGCTAGCGGGCGAGTTCGATCGGCGAGAGGATCAGATAGTGGGCGACACGCCACGTCAGGGAGAGCTGGATCTGTCGACCGAGAACACCCCTGAGCCGGCGGCCCGGGTGCCGAACGAACCCGTTCAGGCAGGTCTGTTCCCCGACGACTCCGTCCCCGATGAGCTCGTGGGTTACCGCGGGCCGAGCGCCTGCCAGATCGCCGGCATCACCTACCGGCAGCTGGACTACTGGGCCCGCACCTCGCTGGTGGTGCCCTCGATCCGCGGTGCGGCCGGATCCGGCAGCCAGCGGCTCTACTCGTTCAAGGACATCCTCGTCCTCAAGATCGTCAAGCGGCTGCTCGACACCGGCATCTCCCTGCACAACATCCGCGTCGCGGTGGACCATCTGCGCCAGCGCGGTGTCAGTGACCTCGCGAACATCACGTTGTTCTCCGACGGCACCACGGTGTACGAGTGCACCTCCGCCGAGGAGGTCGTCGACCTGCTGCAGGGCGGCCAGGGCGTCTTCGGTATCGCGGTCTCGGGTGCGATGCGCGAGCTGACCGGCGCGATCGCCGACTTCCCGGGCGAACGGGCCGACGGCGGCGAGTCCATCGCCGCGCCCGAGGACGAACTCGCCTCCCGGCGCAAGCACCGCGACCGCAAGATCGGCTGATTCGAAACCGCTGTCCCGCACCATCTTTGGTGACACAACGGCCCCGTGATGTGACCTGACACACACATCGGCCTGGTCGCGGTTCTCCTGCACGGGTGCGTGTCCGCGCCGCCCGCTAAACTGGTCTCCGCATCGCCCGTGTGCGGGAGAGCTCCGTGATCGCCAGTCACGGGCGCCGAAGGAGCAACACCTCTCCGTCAACCTCTCAGGCACCCAGGACCGCGCACGGCCTCGATGCCTCTGGAAAGCGGTGGACACCAGTGGTCCGCCCGCCCATGGGGAAAGGCGCGCCCGGCGAGCTGTTCGGACGCGGCCGAATCTCTCAGGCGCCCGCCCCGGGTCGACGACAGAGGGAGAGGGATCGTCCAGCGGTTCTGCGCCCGGTAGGAGATCTCACCCGTGCTCGACTCTCATCAGCCCCGTTTCGCCGACCGGCACATCGGTCCGGACTCCGATGCCGTCGCGGTCATGCTCGACACCATCGGCGTGGCGACCCTCGACGACCTCGCCGCCAAGGCGCTGCCCGCGAACATTCTCGACGCCCTGTCGGCCGACGGTGTCGCGCCCGGCCTCGAATTGCTGCCGGCCCCTGCGTCCGAGACCGAGGCGCTCGCGGAACTCCGGGCGCTCGCGGAGTCGAACACCGTCGCGGTGTCGATGATCGGGCAGGGCTACTTCGACACCCTGACCCCGCCGGTGCTGCGCCGCAACATCCTGGAGAACCCGGCCTGGTACACCGCCTACACGCCGTACCAGCCCGAGATCAGCCAGGGTCGGCTCGAGGCGCTGCTCAACTTCCAGACCATGGTGTCCGATCTGACCGGCCTCGAGGTCGCCAATGCGTCGATGCTCGACGAGGCCACCGCCGCGGCCGAGGCCATGACGCTGATGCAGCGCGCCGGCCGCAGCAAGTCGAACCGGTTGGCAGTCGACGCCGATCTGTACCGCCAGACCGCCGCGGTGCTCGCCACCCGGGCCCGGCCCCTCGGGATCGAGATCGTCACCGCCGACCTCCGCCAGGGGCTGCCCGAGGGCGACTTCTTCGGCGTCATCGTCCAACTTCCCGGTGCGAGCGGAGCACTCGTCGACTGGGCGCCGCTGGTGGCCGACGCGCACGACCGTGGTGCCCTCGTGGCCGTCGGCGCCGATCTGCTGGCACTGACGCTGGTCACCCCGCCGGGTGAGTTCGGCGCCGACGTCTCCTTCGGCAGCACGCAGCGATTCGGTGTGCCGATGGGGTTCGGCGGCCCGCATGCCGGTTATCTCGCGGTGCACACCAAACACGCCCGGCAGCTGCCCGGCCGCCTCGTCGGGGTGTCCGTGGATGCGGACGGATCGCCGGCGTACCGATTGGCGCTGCAGACCCGCGAACAGCACATCCGCCGGGACAAGGCGACCAGCAACATCTGCACCGCCCAGGTGCTGCTGGCGGTCATCGCGGCGATGTACGCGAGCTATCACGGCGCCGAAGGTCTGACCTCGATCGCCCGCCGCGTGCACGGGCACGCCCGCGCGGTCGCCACCGGACTCGCCGAGGCCGGGGTCGACGTGGTGCACGACGCATTCTTCGACACCGTGCTGGTCAACGTGCCGGGCCGGGCCGCCGAGATCCGCGACGCCGCGAAGTCGCACGGCATCAACATCTGGCTGGTCGACGCCGATCACGTCTCGGTGTCCTGCGACGAGGCGACCACTGCCGACCATGTCGCCGCGGTGCTCTCGGCGTTCGGCGCCACCCGCGGCGGGAAACCCTTCGCCGGACCCGAGATCGCCACGCGCACATCGGAATTCCTCACCCATCCGGCGTTCACCCGGTACCGCACCGAAACCGAGATGATGCGCTACCTGCGGTCGTTGGCCGATAAGGACATCGCACTGGACCGCAGCATGATCCCGCTCGGTTCCTGCACCATGAAGCTCAACGCAGCCGCGGAGATGGAGCCGATCACCTGGCCGGAGTTCGCCAGGCAACACCCGTTCGGGCCCGAGAGCGATGCGCCGGGCCTGCGCAGGCTGATCGCCGATCTGCAGACCTGGCTGACCGGTATCACCGGTTACGACGAGATCTCGCTGCAGCCCAACGCCGGATCGCAGGGCGAGTACGCCGGCCTGCTGGCGATCAAGGCCTTCCACGACGCCAACGGCGCACCCGAACGCGACGTGTGCCTGATCCCGTCGAGCGCCCACGGCACCAACGCGGCCTCGGCGGCGTTGGCCGGGATGCGGGTCGTCGTGGTGGGGTGCCGGCCGAACGGTGACGTCGACCTGGACGACCTGCGCGCCAAGGTCACCGAGAACGCCGAGCGCCTGGCCGCACTGATGATCACCTATCCGTCGACGCACGGTGTGTACGAGCACGACGTCGCCGAGATCTGCGCGGCCGTGCACGATGCGGGCGGTCAGGTCTACGTCGACGGCGCGAACCTCAATGCGTTGGTCGGCCTGGCCCGGCCGGGCCGATTCGGCGGCGACGTCAGCCACCTCAACCTGCACAAGACGTTCTGCATCCCGCACGGCGGCGGCGGTCCGGGTGTCGGGCCCGTCGCGGTGCGCGCCCACCTGGCGCCGTACCTGCCGGGCCACCCGCTCGCCGACGAACTCGGCGACGACTACACCGTCTCGGCCGCGCCCTACGGCTCGGCGTCGATCCTGCCGATCACGTGGATGTACATCCGCATGATGGGAGCGCCGGGTCTGCGGGCGGCGTCCCTGACGGCGATCGCCTCGGCCAACTACGTCGCCCGCCGGCTCGACGAGTACTACCCGGTGCTCTACACGGGCGAGAACGGGATGGTGGCCCACGAGTGCATCCTGGACCTGCGGACCATCACCAAACAGACCGGCGTCACCGTCGACGACGTGGCAAAGCGGTTGGCGGACTTCGGCTTCCACGCACCGACGATGAGCTTCCCGGTGGCGGGGACGCTGATGGTCGAGCCGACCGAAAGCGAATCGCTGAGCGAGGTCGACGCGTTCTGTGAGGCGATGATCGCAATCCGGGCCGAGATCGACCAGGTCGGGTCGGGCGCCTGGCCGGTGGACGACAACCCGTTGCGCGGTGCGCCGCACACCGCGGAGTCACTGCTGGTGACCGAGTGGGAGCACCCGTACACCCGCGAGCAGGCGGCCTACCCGCTGGGCAAGGGCTTCCGGCCCAAGGTGTGGCCGCCGGTGCGGCGGATCGACGGGGCCTACGGCGATCGCAACCTGATGTGCTCGTGCCCGCCGGTCGAGGCGTTCGCGTAACGGGGTCTACAGAGGCGGCGCGTCGGCCCGCGGTGCCAGGTCCGACAGCGAGGAGCGGCGACGACGACGGCGGGTGCGCTCAGGCGGGTTCGCCGTGTTGGGCGACGTCGCCGCCGTCAGGCCAAAAGGGTGGTCTTCTTCTTCCCCCTCCAGGTAGTCCGCGACATCGGTGGGGGCGATCCGGCCGTAGCGGATGAGCAGGTCCACCGGGTTGAGGTCGAGGTTGCGGGCCGCGCGGAGCAGGGTGTCGGTGGTCGTCAGCGTCCCCTTGCCCTGCCGGTCGTAGTAGGTCGACCGGGACATCCCCACGGCTGCCAGCACCTCGTCGAGCGTGAGCTTGCGGCCGGTCAGGTAGGACAGCACCAGACCGAGATCCTTCTCGGCGTCGCGGCTCATGACCATCGCGTCACCCCTGTTCCCGAACGGTGCATCCGGTGAGTCGCGCCTCGATGTCGGTGACGATCTCGTCGACGTGCTCGGTGATGAAGAAGTGGTCACCCGCGACGGTGCGTAACGCGAAGTCGTCCGTGGTGAATTCCGACCATGCGCGCATGCTCTCGTAGGTCACCGCGGCGTCGTCGGCCGCTGCGTAGGCGTACACCGGGCACGACACCGTGGTACCCGGTGGACAGCTGTAGCTGGTGATCGCTCCGTAGTTCCGCAGGGTCTTCAGTACCGTGGCGCCGAATTCCCCGCCGACGAACCGGGAATCGGTGCCGGTCATACTCGCCACCATCTCGAGCAGTTCGTCGTCCGAACCCTGGTGCAACTGCTCGTAGCCCCCGTGGCCAGGCGCCGGTGAGGCCGAAACGAAAAGCGCCGCAGGACAATCCCCGTCTCGTTCCAGTCGGCGGGCGATGTCGAAGGCGAGCAGTCCGCCCATGCTGTGGCCGAAGAAGGCGACGCGGGATCCGGTGATCTTCGGCCGCAGGAGTGGATAGATGTCGTCGGCGAGCGCGGAGATGCTCGCGAGATCCGGTACGTCGTGGCGTCCGGCTCGGCCCGGGTACTGCACCGCTATCCGTTTCGCATCCATCGTGAACGCGCGGGCGAAGGGTTTGTACCCGGCGGCGGACCCGCCGGCATGCGGAAAGATGAAGAGCGTCTCGACTGCGGCCTGAGCCGTCGCGCTCAACGGAGTGGCACTGTTCATGTGGTTCCCCCTGCCGCTGCCCGGTCCGGCGTCACGCCAACCGGTACGGCACGTCGTGGAATGTCGGCGCTGTCGATGATCGCCGAAAACACACGTGTTACGCGAGGGATCAGCGAACTCGTCGCAATGGTCTTTACGAACGCAGAATTCTCATGACCTGCCACGATGTGCAGCGCGGCGGGGGCCAGCAATCTCGGCCGATCGCCGGGGTGGTTGCTGACCAATGGGGTCGCACGCGGCGGCGGGAGCTTTCGCCGCAATCGTCAATTTCCGGGATTCCGGACTTTCCTTCGGCCGCTCGGAGGATCGCTGAGGCGGGCGCAACCTGAGAACCAGATGAGAATATCCGACCGCCGATAGGCGGACCGCGGGGATTTGCGCCAAATCGGCCGACGCATCCGCACCGAGCAGCCAGACCGACGGTCGTGGCCCTCGAATCCGTTGCAAGCGACACTATTCCGCGTGTGGTCACCGGCCGGTCAGGCGGATATTCGTGCAGGTGGGCGGTCCTCTGGGGGTTGAGCACCGGTTCGGAGCGCCGGCGTTCGGCGCGACCCGCGCGACCGCCGCGCAATGCAGTCCCGATGGTGTCGGGAATTGGCTTGTGCCGATTGCATAGCCGGACAAACAGGTGTTTTTAGAATTGTTCGCGTTAAATGGGGAACACTCATTCTCAGAGCCAAATTCCGATAAATGGCTCGACGATGGCAGGGGTAATTCTCCGCTTGCCGCCGAGTGGGTGCCCGGACTTGCGGGCCGGTGCGGTGAGCGGGTTTGCCCGAGGGATGACATCGTGCGTTGCCAAGCCTAGGGCGCCACGTTGCGGGGTATTCGCCGTCGCTGCGCAGATTCGCATCGTTCACCCCCGGTGGCGTCCCTTGCGGGAAGTGACGCCACCGTCAAGTGCCTGTTGGGAGTGGCGGCCTTCGCGGGGGCAACGCCGGGCGAGGCGGCATCTGGGCGACGGAATCCGTCGCAACCATCGCAGACGCCTGTCGAAATCGTGGCAGACGCGGTCACCTGCATCGATAACGGCACCGAGTGTCACCACGGGTGCAATCGCGGGCACCGTCCCGCGACGTCGACGCGATGCGGCGGCCCCGCCTGCTGGCCGTTCTGGGCGGTTTCGGGGCGTCGACCGCGCGTCGGCCGACTGTGCGGCAGGTTCGTGATCATTGCTGGAATCGCCCCACCGGGTGTGGTGGGGTCCATGTTGCGGGGTTCCTGGGCGCGATCCTGCCGTTGCTGATTTGAGACCGACGCGAGCGCTCCGTATTTGCTTGACGCGCGTCAAACTCGCTGGTAGGAGCCGCACCCGCGGTGGGTCCCAGCTGGACGTAATTTGCGTAGGTAACGAGTGGAATGATGCGGCCAAAATTTCCGGTTTAAGTTTCGGAACACCGTTGTACGGTATGGCGATCAACGAAACCGCAAGGTGGTTCAAGATGACCGGAATTCGTTGGTGGGGAGCACTGGGGGATGACATTGACGGTCTATCCGACCGACGGCTCCGGCACGCTACGCGCGGATCTGGGGAGGACGCGCCGCGACGCCGGGCCGCTTGCAGCGTCGTCGCGTGACGAGCACATACGGACTTCTCAACGGACGGCCACTGAAGAAACGAGTAGGACCATGACTGAATCGTCTCTGACAGCCCTGCTGCAGGAGCGGGCGCTGCACCAGCCCGACGAGCCCGCGTACACGTTCATCGACTACGACGTCGACCCGAACGGGTACGCCGAGACCCTCACCTGGGCTCAGCTGCACAACCGGGCACAGGTGCTGGCCGAGGAGCTGATGCTGTTCGCCGGCGCCGGTGACCGCGCCGCGATCCTCGCTCCCCAGGGCCTGGACTACATCGTCGCCTTCTTCGGCGCGCTGCAGGCGGGACTCATCGCCGCTCCACTCTCGGTCCCGGCGTACGGCGTGCACGACGAGCGGATCTCGAGCGTGCTGCGGGACTGCGCACCGTCGGTCATCCTGACGACATCGAGCGTCGCGGGTGAAGTCGGCCGGTATGCACTGGGCGGAGGCAGCCGAGCGGCAACGGTGGTCGAGGTCGACTCGCTGGATCTCGACGCCCCCGCACAGTCTGCTGCGCCCCCGGCCCAGAAGTCCAAGATCGCGTACTTGCAGTACACCTCGGGGTCGACGCGGGTGCCGGCCGGTGTGGTCGTCACCCACGACAACGTGGTGGTCAACGTCGACCAGGCGTTCACCGACTACTTCGGTCACTCGGGGGCGACGCCTCCGGGCATGACCTTCGTATCGTGGCTGCCCTTCTACCACGACATGGGTCTGATCAAGGGTGTGTGCGCGCCGTTGGTGAGCGGACGTTCCGCGGTCCTGATGAGCCCCATGGCATTCCTGCAGCGCCCCGCCCGCTGGATCCAGCAGATCGCGATCAATCCCGGATCATTCACGGCGGCACCGAATTTCGCGTTCGAGTTGGCGGTCCGGCGGACCACCGACGAGGACATGGCCGGGCTCGATCTCGGCGCGGTGCTCGGAATCTGCAGCGGAAGTGAACGGGTCCACGCGGCGACGGTCAACCGTTTCGTCGAACGCTTCAGCCGCTTCGGCCTGAATGCGGCGTCGGTCAAACCCTCGTACGGGCTTGCCGAGGCCACCGTCTATGTGGCGACGTCCGACCGAGGCCACGCACCGAACATCGTCCGGTTCGACTACGAGAAGCTGTCGAGCGGGCACGCGATGCGCTGTGAGAGCGAAGCCGCCGGTGGCACGGATCTGCTCGGTCACGGGACGGCCCGGTCGACCACACTGCGCATCGTCGATCCGGAGAGCGGCACCGAGAACCCCGCCGGCCAGGTCGGGGAGATCTGGGTCCATGGGGCGAACGTCGCCCGGGGTTACTGGCAGCGCCCGAAGGAGACCGAGCGGGTGTTCTCCGGACGCCTGGTCAAGCCGTCGGCGGGGACCGCATCGGGACCGTGGCTGCGCACCGGCGACCTCGGCGTCATCTCCGACGGTGAACTGTTCATCATCGGCCGGATCAAGGACCTCCTGATCGTGGACGGGTCGAACCACTACCCGGACGACATCGAGGCCACGATCCAGGAACTCTCCGGCGGTCGGGTGGCCGCGATCTCGGTGCCCAGCGGGGAGACCGAACATCTCGTCACCATCGTCGAGGTCAAGAAGCGCGGCTCCGACGACGAGCACCGCGAACGGCTGCGCACCCTCAAACGCCGGATCACCGCGGCTGTTTCGACCACCCACCGGGTTCGGGCCGCCGACGTCGTGTTCGTCGCGCCCGGCGCCATCCCGATCACCACGAGCGGCAAGATCCGGCGTTCCACCTGTGTGGAGCGCTACGGGCGCGGGGAGTTCGAGCGTCTGGATCAGCCGGCATGACACCGGCCACGCTCGACGACGCGAGGCTGCGCGACTGGTTGGTCACCTATCTGACCACGCACGTCGAGTGCTCACCCGAGAGCATCGACTTCGACGCGTCGATGGCCGACCTCGGGGTCGGCTCGCGCGATGCCGTCGTCCTGTCCGGTGAACTGGCGGAACTGCTCGGCAGACCGGTCTCGCCCGTCGACTTCTGGCAGCACCCGACGATCAACAGCCTGATCGAGTTCCTCAGCGCACCCGTCACCGAGGTGGAGGCGCAGGCCGTCGTCGAGGGGCCGAGGGTTTCGGGCACCGAACCGATCGCCGTCATCGGGTTGGGCTGCCGCATGCCCGGCGGGATCTCCGATCCAGATGCGCTGTGGGATCTACTCGCCGACGGCCGCTGCGCGGTGGGGGAGGTGCCGCCCGAACGCTGGCAACCGTTCGACGACGGTTCCCCCGAGGTGGCGTCGGCACTGGCGGGAACCACGCGTTGGGGGTCGTTCCTCGACGACATCGCGGGCTTCGACGCGGACTTCTTCGACATCTCGTCGCGTGAAGCCGTCAAGATGGATCCGCAGCAGCGCCTGCTGCTGGAAGTGGCCTGGGAGGCGCTGGAGCACGCCGGGATCCCTGCCGCATCGCTGCGCCGTTCGCAGACAGGCGTTTTCGCCGGCGCATGCTTCAGCGAGTACGGCTACCTCGCATCGACGGATCTGCCACGGGTCGACGCATGGAGTAACACCGGCGGGGCGTTGAGCATCATCGCCAACCGGCTCTCCTACTTCCTCGACCTCCGTGGGCCGTCGATCACGGTCGACACGGCCTGCTCGTCCTCGCTGGTCGCCGTCCACCTGGCCTGCCAGAGCCTGCGGTCGGGCGACTCGAACCTCGCACTCGCAGCGGGGGTGAACCTGCTGCTCTCACCCGCCGTCTTCCACGGCTTCGATCAGGCCGGCGCCCTGTCACCCACGGGAATGTGCCATTCGTTCGACGCGGCCGCCGACGGTTTCGTCCGTGGCGAAGGCTGCGGCGTGGTGGTGCTCAAGCGGCTCCCGGATGCACTGCGTGACGGTGACCGGGTGCTCGCCGTGGTGCGCGGATCGGCGATCAACCA
Protein-coding sequences here:
- a CDS encoding bifunctional nuclease family protein, coding for MAEVRVVGIRVEQPQNQPVLLLRESNGDRYLPIWIGQSEAAAIALEQQGVEPARPLTHDLIRDVIAALGHSLKEVRIVDLQEGTFYADLIFDRDIKVSARPSDSVAIALRVGVPIYVEEAVLAEAGLLIPDENDEEAAGAVREDEVEKFKEFLDSVSPDDFKAT
- a CDS encoding MerR family transcriptional regulator, with the protein product MGDTPRQGELDLSTENTPEPAARVPNEPVQAGLFPDDSVPDELVGYRGPSACQIAGITYRQLDYWARTSLVVPSIRGAAGSGSQRLYSFKDILVLKIVKRLLDTGISLHNIRVAVDHLRQRGVSDLANITLFSDGTTVYECTSAEEVVDLLQGGQGVFGIAVSGAMRELTGAIADFPGERADGGESIAAPEDELASRRKHRDRKIG
- the gcvP gene encoding aminomethyl-transferring glycine dehydrogenase; translation: MLDSHQPRFADRHIGPDSDAVAVMLDTIGVATLDDLAAKALPANILDALSADGVAPGLELLPAPASETEALAELRALAESNTVAVSMIGQGYFDTLTPPVLRRNILENPAWYTAYTPYQPEISQGRLEALLNFQTMVSDLTGLEVANASMLDEATAAAEAMTLMQRAGRSKSNRLAVDADLYRQTAAVLATRARPLGIEIVTADLRQGLPEGDFFGVIVQLPGASGALVDWAPLVADAHDRGALVAVGADLLALTLVTPPGEFGADVSFGSTQRFGVPMGFGGPHAGYLAVHTKHARQLPGRLVGVSVDADGSPAYRLALQTREQHIRRDKATSNICTAQVLLAVIAAMYASYHGAEGLTSIARRVHGHARAVATGLAEAGVDVVHDAFFDTVLVNVPGRAAEIRDAAKSHGINIWLVDADHVSVSCDEATTADHVAAVLSAFGATRGGKPFAGPEIATRTSEFLTHPAFTRYRTETEMMRYLRSLADKDIALDRSMIPLGSCTMKLNAAAEMEPITWPEFARQHPFGPESDAPGLRRLIADLQTWLTGITGYDEISLQPNAGSQGEYAGLLAIKAFHDANGAPERDVCLIPSSAHGTNAASAALAGMRVVVVGCRPNGDVDLDDLRAKVTENAERLAALMITYPSTHGVYEHDVAEICAAVHDAGGQVYVDGANLNALVGLARPGRFGGDVSHLNLHKTFCIPHGGGGPGVGPVAVRAHLAPYLPGHPLADELGDDYTVSAAPYGSASILPITWMYIRMMGAPGLRAASLTAIASANYVARRLDEYYPVLYTGENGMVAHECILDLRTITKQTGVTVDDVAKRLADFGFHAPTMSFPVAGTLMVEPTESESLSEVDAFCEAMIAIRAEIDQVGSGAWPVDDNPLRGAPHTAESLLVTEWEHPYTREQAAYPLGKGFRPKVWPPVRRIDGAYGDRNLMCSCPPVEAFA
- a CDS encoding thioesterase II family protein, with protein sequence MNSATPLSATAQAAVETLFIFPHAGGSAAGYKPFARAFTMDAKRIAVQYPGRAGRHDVPDLASISALADDIYPLLRPKITGSRVAFFGHSMGGLLAFDIARRLERDGDCPAALFVSASPAPGHGGYEQLHQGSDDELLEMVASMTGTDSRFVGGEFGATVLKTLRNYGAITSYSCPPGTTVSCPVYAYAAADDAAVTYESMRAWSEFTTDDFALRTVAGDHFFITEHVDEIVTDIEARLTGCTVREQG
- a CDS encoding AMP-binding protein encodes the protein MTESSLTALLQERALHQPDEPAYTFIDYDVDPNGYAETLTWAQLHNRAQVLAEELMLFAGAGDRAAILAPQGLDYIVAFFGALQAGLIAAPLSVPAYGVHDERISSVLRDCAPSVILTTSSVAGEVGRYALGGGSRAATVVEVDSLDLDAPAQSAAPPAQKSKIAYLQYTSGSTRVPAGVVVTHDNVVVNVDQAFTDYFGHSGATPPGMTFVSWLPFYHDMGLIKGVCAPLVSGRSAVLMSPMAFLQRPARWIQQIAINPGSFTAAPNFAFELAVRRTTDEDMAGLDLGAVLGICSGSERVHAATVNRFVERFSRFGLNAASVKPSYGLAEATVYVATSDRGHAPNIVRFDYEKLSSGHAMRCESEAAGGTDLLGHGTARSTTLRIVDPESGTENPAGQVGEIWVHGANVARGYWQRPKETERVFSGRLVKPSAGTASGPWLRTGDLGVISDGELFIIGRIKDLLIVDGSNHYPDDIEATIQELSGGRVAAISVPSGETEHLVTIVEVKKRGSDDEHRERLRTLKRRITAAVSTTHRVRAADVVFVAPGAIPITTSGKIRRSTCVERYGRGEFERLDQPA